In Acidobacteriota bacterium, a genomic segment contains:
- a CDS encoding insulinase family protein, with amino-acid sequence MKQFLLSLLLLSSFFVGSIDAQRTRPAQRPATTATTAQPAQTRPSFEVPFVSKTLPNGLEVIVLEDPSLPIVTVELAVRNGSFTEPPELNGLSHLYEHMFFKTNLASLLFQCQPFVLRGGVNPVCDEPMRLKDQIGDVSYLRDVDKLGIAQNGSTREEVVNYYFTTTSQNLPTAVRIINNAVRYPLFDQQELENEKQIVIGELERNESNPFSYLFQELNDRLYFKYPTRKNPGGTRATVAAATTEKMRIIQSRYYFPNNAALIVTGDAKPDDVFKLVQETMGSWEPRKVDPFKEFPLVEHPPLPKSSGVVIEKNTGEESQSEDQNVFILLGWHGPSIGKDDASTYAADVFSYILSQPDHRFQRNLIDTGLASSVSINYYTQRNVGPITVFLITTPDKAKAALKAVHAEIGQFTNPNYYTDEELENSKNILENLDLFDREKPSEYSHTLGFWWSSTGIDYFRGYHRNLRAASRADINRYVNTYITGKPRVGVALVAPEAKAKAALTEQDLTGGAK; translated from the coding sequence GTGAAACAATTTTTACTTTCGCTCCTGCTGCTTTCGTCCTTTTTCGTCGGAAGCATCGACGCACAGCGCACACGTCCGGCACAAAGGCCCGCGACAACGGCAACCACAGCACAGCCGGCACAAACTCGGCCAAGCTTCGAGGTCCCATTCGTCAGCAAGACACTGCCGAACGGCCTTGAGGTCATCGTTCTCGAAGACCCGAGCCTGCCGATAGTAACGGTCGAGCTTGCCGTCCGCAACGGGTCTTTCACCGAGCCACCGGAACTAAACGGCCTCTCGCACCTTTACGAGCACATGTTCTTCAAAACGAACTTAGCCTCGCTGCTTTTTCAGTGTCAGCCCTTCGTTCTCCGCGGCGGCGTTAACCCGGTCTGTGACGAACCGATGCGGCTCAAAGACCAGATCGGCGATGTCAGCTACCTTCGCGATGTGGATAAGCTCGGCATCGCACAGAACGGCTCGACCCGCGAGGAGGTCGTAAATTACTACTTCACCACGACCAGCCAGAACCTGCCGACCGCGGTAAGGATAATCAACAACGCCGTCCGATACCCGCTCTTCGACCAGCAAGAGCTTGAGAATGAGAAGCAGATCGTGATCGGCGAACTTGAACGGAACGAATCGAACCCGTTCTCATATCTTTTTCAGGAGCTGAACGACCGTCTCTATTTCAAGTACCCGACGCGAAAGAATCCCGGCGGCACCCGAGCAACTGTCGCTGCCGCAACGACCGAGAAGATGCGGATAATCCAGTCGCGGTATTACTTTCCCAACAACGCTGCACTGATCGTCACCGGCGATGCGAAACCCGACGACGTGTTCAAGCTGGTTCAAGAAACAATGGGCAGTTGGGAACCGCGGAAGGTCGATCCTTTTAAGGAGTTCCCACTTGTTGAGCACCCGCCGCTCCCGAAAAGCAGCGGTGTGGTCATCGAAAAGAACACCGGCGAGGAAAGCCAGAGCGAAGACCAGAACGTTTTTATACTGCTCGGCTGGCACGGGCCATCTATCGGCAAGGACGATGCCTCGACCTATGCTGCCGATGTCTTTTCCTACATTCTCTCGCAGCCCGATCATCGATTTCAGCGGAACCTGATCGATACCGGCCTCGCGTCGTCCGTCTCGATCAATTACTACACGCAGCGAAACGTTGGGCCGATCACGGTGTTTCTGATCACGACTCCCGATAAAGCCAAGGCCGCCCTTAAGGCCGTCCATGCCGAGATCGGACAGTTTACGAACCCGAACTATTACACCGACGAAGAGCTTGAGAATTCAAAGAATATCTTGGAAAACCTCGACCTCTTTGACCGCGAGAAGCCTTCCGAGTATTCGCATACGCTCGGTTTTTGGTGGTCCTCGACCGGGATCGATTATTTCCGCGGATATCACCGGAATCTCCGGGCTGCCTCGCGTGCGGACATTAACCGCTACGTGAATACCTACATAACAGGCAAACCGCGAGTCGGCGTAGCCTTGGTAGCTCCCGAGGCGAAGGCGAAAGCCGCCCTTACCGAGCAAGACCTTACGGGAGGTGCGAAGTAA
- a CDS encoding insulinase family protein, with the protein MNYSNLRAIFMIKNLRVAAFLFIAVAFASATSFAQPAAAINDSSKLVTEFEVNGLKVLVKQRPSAPTFSGGLFFKGGVRNYTAETAGIENFMLNVATEAGKRFDRQQVRRELSRTGSSLAGSAGSDFGVISFVSTKENFDRIWNVFTDVTLDPAFATEDVERVRQQMLAGLRERETSPDAALAAAQERVLYAGHPYGIDSQGTIPSVQGFTANQLREHHKKLMQTSRMLLVIVGDIDPKLVREKVEAAFGKLPKGNYKHEPLPALDFSKQTLEVTSRSLQTNYVQGAFPAPSLADPDYYAMRVAVTILQQLVYQEVRIQRQLSYAPNAEMNNQAVNYGFIYVTTVDPNQSVKVMLDQVNLLRTQTVTDEFIDGMAGQFVTQYYTDQQTNAAQAAELARYELIGGGWKRSFEFLEKMTAVTALDVRRVSEKYLKNFRFVVVGDPRSADPAVFTAQSR; encoded by the coding sequence ATGAACTATTCGAACCTCCGAGCAATTTTTATGATCAAGAACCTTCGAGTCGCTGCCTTTTTGTTTATTGCAGTGGCTTTCGCTTCCGCCACCTCGTTTGCCCAGCCCGCTGCGGCCATTAACGACTCTTCGAAGCTCGTTACCGAGTTTGAGGTCAACGGGCTCAAGGTGCTTGTCAAACAGCGGCCTTCGGCCCCGACATTCTCGGGCGGACTCTTCTTCAAAGGCGGGGTTCGCAATTACACCGCAGAGACCGCCGGCATCGAAAACTTTATGCTGAACGTAGCGACCGAGGCCGGCAAACGCTTCGACCGTCAACAGGTCCGCCGCGAACTCTCGCGGACCGGAAGCTCGCTTGCCGGCTCGGCCGGAAGCGATTTCGGCGTGATCTCTTTCGTCTCGACCAAGGAGAATTTCGACCGCATCTGGAATGTTTTTACTGACGTCACGCTCGACCCGGCTTTCGCTACTGAGGACGTGGAACGTGTCCGCCAGCAAATGCTTGCTGGCCTTCGCGAACGCGAAACCAGCCCCGATGCCGCCTTGGCAGCGGCACAAGAGCGGGTTCTCTACGCCGGGCATCCTTACGGCATCGACTCGCAGGGTACGATACCGTCCGTTCAGGGGTTTACGGCCAATCAGCTCCGCGAGCATCACAAGAAACTGATGCAAACCTCGCGGATGCTGCTTGTCATTGTCGGTGATATCGACCCGAAGCTCGTCCGCGAAAAGGTCGAAGCCGCGTTTGGCAAACTTCCGAAGGGCAACTATAAGCATGAGCCGCTGCCGGCTCTTGATTTCTCGAAGCAGACGCTCGAGGTCACTAGCCGTTCGCTGCAAACGAATTACGTTCAAGGAGCTTTCCCCGCTCCGTCGCTCGCCGACCCGGACTATTACGCGATGCGGGTTGCGGTGACGATCCTTCAGCAGCTTGTTTATCAGGAGGTCCGCATCCAGCGGCAACTCTCCTATGCCCCAAACGCCGAGATGAATAATCAGGCGGTAAACTACGGGTTTATCTACGTGACGACCGTTGACCCAAATCAATCCGTAAAGGTAATGCTCGATCAGGTGAACCTGCTTCGTACCCAGACCGTAACCGATGAGTTTATCGACGGGATGGCCGGGCAATTCGTCACGCAGTATTATACCGATCAGCAAACGAACGCCGCACAGGCGGCCGAGCTTGCCCGGTATGAGCTTATCGGCGGCGGTTGGAAGCGTTCCTTTGAGTTCCTTGAGAAAATGACGGCGGTTACGGCCTTGGACGTTCGCCGAGTTTCTGAGAAATATCTCAAGAACTTCCGTTTCGTTGTTGTCGGAGACCCGCGGTCGGCCGATCCTGCCGTGTTCACGGCCCAATCGCGTTAA